TGTAGCACCAGGTTTTATCAACGTACTGTCGCATACAGGTATCGAACTGCTACGTGATGGCCGTTCGATGAGCGATACCAAACAGGGAATAACGACCGAAGTATTTGGCGAGGATTCCTGGGGGCCAATTGCTACGCAGGATATGCGGGATCAGGTCAGCCTATTCCTGAAGCCTTATAACCAAACCTGCGACTGGAATACCCTGGGCGACTTTCTGACGAAGCTTCAGAATAAAGGAATCACCCCCAACATTGCCTCGTATCTGGGAGCGGGTCAGGTGCGTCAGGCAATTCTGGGAGAGGCCGATGTAAAACCCACTCCCGACCAACTGAACCAGATGCGGGCTATTGTTCGGAAAGGGATGGAAGAGGGGGCTTTGGGCATGACTACTGCGCTGATTTATCCACCGAATTCGTTTGCCAATACGGATGAACTGATTGCTCTTTGTAAAGAAGCTGGTCGTTACGGTGGGCGTTACATTGCGCACATTCGGAGTGAGGGCGATCGCCTGGAAGAGGCTGTTGGTGAGTTGATTAAGATTGGGAAGGAGGCCAATGTGCCCGTCGAACTATATCACTTTAAAGCGTCGGGGCAGCGGAACTGGCCCCGGATGCAATCGACTATCGACCTGATTAATCGGGTTCGTCAGCAGGGGCAGAACGTAACGGCGAATATGTATACCTACACGGCTGGAGCCACCGGACTTACGTCGTGCCTGCCGCCTTATCTGTTCAATGGTGGGTTTATGGCAGGCTGGAAACGCTTACAGGACCCCGCTACCCGCCAAAAGCTAAAGGCCGAAGTACAGCAGAAGGGGAAGGACTGGGAAAATATGTTCGACCTGGCGGGTTCGCCAGAAAATATCCTTCTGACGGCGTTCGAAGTAGACTCGCTGAAAAAATACAACGGTATGACGTTGGGCCAAATCGCTAAAATCTGGCATAAAGACCCGATTGAAACGGTCATGGATTTGATAGTAGCCGATAAAACGCGGGTCGAAACGACCTACTTCCTGATGTCGGAGGAGAATGTAAAAAAAGGAATCCAACAACCCTGGGTATCGTTTGGATCGGATGCCGGATCACTGGCCGAAGACCGGAAGGAAGTGGGTGTTGTTCATCCCCGCACGTTCGGAAACTTTGCTCGTTTATTAGGTAAATACGTCCGTGATGAACACGTTATTTCGCTGGAAGAAGCCATCCGGCGGTTAACCAGTCTGCCTGCAACCAATCATAAATTACCCAATCGTGGGTTGCTTCGTCCTGGCTACTATGCCGACGTTGTTATTTTCGACCCCGCAACTATTGCCGACAAGGCCACCTTTGCCGAACCATTTCATTATTCAATCGGTGTACAGCATGTACTGGTCAACGGAAAAATTGTCCTGAAAGATGGCGAACACACAGGCGCTTTCCCCGGCCGTGCTATCTGGGGACCTGGTCGAAAGAGTAAGAAGGAAATTTAGAAAGAACTAAACCCAGAGCCGCAGCGAGTACAAAGTTCAACTACTTTTTCTGTACGCTGCGGTTCTGGGTTGATGTTGATAATAGCTCATCGCAGCAGCATTAAACTACCTCGAATGATGGGTTTTTCGGGGACCGTTCGAACGGTGTAGGCGTACAAACCGGCTGGAAGTGAATAACCGTTCAGTGTGCCGTCGAACGGTTTGGTATAGCCCTTGTCCGACGAATAGATGATTTCGCCCCAGCGATTGAAAATGGTCACGATGGCATCGGGGAAAGCCTCAATGCCAAACAGCTCCCAGGTGTCATTCTTACCATCGCCATCAGGCGAAAACGCATCTGGTATCCAGACACGGGCATATACCGTAATGTGGATAGTATCTTTCGCTTCGCAACCCGTTTTGTTTTTTACATCGATCGTATACGTAATATCCTCTTCAATCGACATAACGGTTGGGTTAGCCGTATTGGGGTTGTCCAGATAGGTTGACGAAGCCCACTGAAACTGGTTAGGATTGCCCGTATACAACGGGTTCATCGTGAAGGTATTGCCTTTGTAGGTGACCATCGAATCAGCAAGCTGAATAGTCGGAATGGGGGCTACAACTGCCAGTCGCGTTGCTACCGTCCCCTTGCATTCGGGAGCCGCTTTAACCGTGTAAGTCACCTGATGTTCACCGATTCCGGCCGCTTTAGGATCAAATTTATTCCCGGTGACACCCGGTCCCGCATACTCACCATCGGCTGGGCTACCCACGAGGGTGTAAACGGGTGAATTGGAGCCACAAACCTCTGGAATCGTATCGAGCCGAACATCGATTGGGTCGAGTTGAATGATCGTTACGGGTTTGGAGGTGCCTGTACAGCCGTAGGTATCCGTTGCAATCAAAACAAAGGTGCCGGGCTGGCTCGTAGTGTATTGTGCTTCGCTGCTCCCCACCGTTGTCCCATCTTTCTGCCAGCTGTAACTGATTCCACCACTACCATTCAACTGCAACGACTCTTGCGGACAGATTCGATTCTGCCCCGATGCTGATTGGATCACGGCCTGTACGGCTGCCGAACGCTGGAGAAGGGCCACATCACTTTGCGCTTTACACCCATATGTCAGATCGGTGGTAACGGCCCAGTAATTTCCCGGCTGATCTACCACGATGGAATCGGTCGTTTGGCCTGCCAGTGCCTGCCCATTGCGGTACCACTGATACGTGACATTGCTATCGCCTGCGGCCGTCAGGTGAATGGTTCCGGTTGTAGCGCATAAATGCCCCCTTTCAAAAACCTTCGCCTGCGTACCAACAACCTTTACGACCATATCGTCGGAGTTGCCGGTTTTACTGCAGGTTGTTTTCTGTGAAACGACGACCATATAGGTACCCGCTTCCCGAACGGCTAATGATGAATTGGTGGCCCCTGTAATATTGATACCGTCTTTTCGCCACTGATAATTCCAGTTGGCATTGAAAGCTGCCTGTATCACGGCCGAATCGCCAAGGCAGATGGTTCGTGAGCGCATGCTAGGAAAATTACGGAACTGAACCGCTGGATCAGGTGTCGTTTGGGGAGGGCAATCGATGACCAGGAACTGAAAATCACGACGTACTTCTCCTATTTTTACCCCATTTCGGTATTCTTCCACTTTTACCGCAAAAACATATAATCCTAATTCCGTTGCCGTTACCGATAACTGCCCCGATTGAGGATTGACCTGAAGTGTGGGGCTTCCTGGGATGGCATTAGTGGCACTAAAACCGGGTCGCCAGTTAATGTCGGGGTAGGGGCCCGCCGAAACCGCATTCTGGGCTGTTCCTTTCTGATTCAATGGAGTTACCATCGAATACCGGAGTTCATCACCATCGGGGTCGTTTCCGCCAAAGGCAAAGGTAAATGCGTCGCCCAGGCAGACGTATTCACCGTTTATTTTATTGAATTGAGGAGATGAGTTCTGGACGTACTGCCCATTTTGCTGTAGGGCAGGAAATTCCAGATAGAAGGTAAACCCAGTTTGATCGGGATTGACGATATTGTTGATGCCTGCATTCCGATTCCGGGTCTGATACGACATGTAGTAGCCTTGTGGATCGGTGTACGTGCCGGGGTTGAGCTGAATAGTAGCTTCGTAAACCCAGATGACAAAGTTTAGGTTTCGCTGTGATGCACAAAAGGCATTCGTATAGACAACAGGCGATTTAGCACCTGTTTGGGTGACAGTAAAGGCCGTCATTTGAGCGTTATCGCGCAGCCGAAAGATACCAACGTTACCTATTGCTGCCTGTCGGGCTATTCCCTGAGTACCATCTTCCAGATAATTGGTCACGATGATCTTGAAGTGACCGGGAATATCACCAATTGCCTGCATTTCTATCTGACCACCAACCTGGTGGGTCGCCAGTGACAACAGCGGCATACCCAGCATCAAGAGCCAGCACAGAAATCCATAAGTAAATGTTCGCATAAACAAGCCGTTCTAAAACTTCGATCACTCACACACTTTACGACTTCACAGGTTGTATTCGCTATGCTCACTAACTTGCTTTTGGCTGGATAGACTAACAAGTTACATCTTAAATGCATAGCCATTTATGGCTAAACATTGCTTTTTTATGAAAAGGAAAAGATTTGCCTTGTTGTACTCTCTTTATATATTGTATGAACTAAATGGGCCGCAAAGACACTCTGGTGCAGCGAATTATTCCGTGTATATTTATTTGCTGCACCAGAGTGTCTTTGCGGTTTACCAGAACTATTTACTTTATCTTGGCCAGTAAGGTTAAGCTATTGGCTACCATGCCCGTTGTTCGGGAGTAGTGACCAAATCGCAGTTCCACGCTTTGCCAATGACCAATGCCGAACAAACCGCCGGGTGGGGCCGTACGGAAGCCTATCCCTATAAACTGACTGTTGAACCCGGATATGTCGTAGTCGCTCGTGTAGTATTTTTCAGTCTGTTTATGTTGCTCATAAGGGGCAAAATACCGGACGGCCGTTTGATGACTAAAGCGGTAAAAAGGACTGACTGAAATAAAGGAGGTCAGTTTGACAGGTACCTCCAGATTGGCCGTATGGGCCTGCATACCCCAGTCGTCGATATAATAGCGATAGAACGTCCGAACCACAACCCGGTCGCCCATGAAGTAATGCAGTCGGAAAGAAACGGGGAGCTTAAGGCGCGTGCCGGGTAATTTTTCAACAGTTTCGCCACCGTCCTGAAAGTAAATTCGGTGAAATGGCGTACTTAACAATCCTTGTTGAAACGATGGCTCCACTGTAAACAGAAGCTGCATCCGTTTATTAATAACCTGCGATACCGATACACTCAGGTTGTACGAATTACGGGGCTTATAATCAATGGGGTCTCTATCACCGTGGGCACCCGAGCCATAGCCATCAGGCCGAAGTTCGGGTGGAAGAATGGCTTTCCAGGTATCGAAGAAAGCACCTGCTTTCAGGCTAACCTCGCGGTTGTTATCAGTAGAAGCTTTGGCAAAATTCAGATTGATACCGTACGACTTGTAGTCGTACTCCGTTGAATACGAGAAGGCAAGCCCTTTGGTTGTGCGATTGTTGTCGTTATGTACGCTCCAGGAAAGCGACGGATAAATATGGGTGTCGCTACGGGAGGCCGATGACACTGTCAGTGGGTCGATGTTATCAGATGATGCCGAGGTGTAATGGTCGATGTTGAAGTCGAACGCAATGGTGTGCTGACGGTTTCGCTGGTCTGTCGTTTTCAGCACAAGGTCGAATGACTGGGCAAAATCAGTCAGTTTTTCCGTGCCAATTCCCCCCGTTACGGCCGAGTTATTACCATCCTGCTGATAGTAGGAGGATACCAGGTTGATTTCCTCCACTTTGAGTTTACGTTTTTCATAGGCAGGCTGTGTGGTCGACTGACCGTACCCCGCCTGGAGTAGACTAAGCAAAACGCCAACCGAAATACAGATTTTTTTCATGGTTCGCGTTTGTTAGTTACAGCCACAGCCACCACCACTTTTGCCGCCATTCGCGCCGGCGGCTCCTTCACGATAGAGGTAAAAATTTTGTTCGAACTTCTCCGACTTACGAGCCGATAATTCCATTTCGGCATCGTTGATCCGGCTTTTCTGATATTCTTTGACTGTCGTGCAACCTGTTAGACTGAGAAGGCCTATACACACCGTCAGTCCTAGTGTTTTGAGAAACGGGTTCTTATTCATTTCGTAGGTTTATGCAAGTTAAGATGTTACGGTGGGTGCCATAAGCCGGATATTGGCCGATGTATAGAGCCTATCGGAATCGTCGATAATAATACAGGCAATGTGCTTCATCTGATTGATCAGGTCCAGACCGACCCGAACGCCCATAACCATAACCGGGGTAGCTAAGGCATCGGCTAGCTCGGCATTCGGCGCAATGATGGTAACGCTTTTAATACCCGATACTGGGTAGCCCGTTTTGGGGTCTATGGTATGGGCATATCGCTTTCCGTTGATCAGGGCATATTTTTCATAATTGCCCGATGTAGCCACGGCCATGTTGCTGATAGCCAGGTATGAAAATGCTTCGTGGGACGATAGATTGGGGTCGGCTATGCCAATGGTCCAGGGCTTACCAGTAGGTTGCATGCCCCAGGTAGTCAGGTCACCGGCTGCATTGACAATGCCACTTTCTACCCCTCGCTCCCGTAAAATCCGTTTAGCCTGTTCAGCCGCATAACCTTTGCCAATACCACCAAACCCAATGCGCATTCCTTTTTCCTTGAGGAATACCGTTTGCTGGGTAGGGTCGAGAAGTACATTTCGATAGTCGATTAATCGAACCATGCGCCGGGCCGTTTTAGGGTCGGGTAAGGCCGTCATGGTGGTATCGAAATTCCAGAATCGCTTATCCAGTGACCCGTAGGTAATGTCAAACGCCCCTTGTGTCAGCGCGGATAACCGCAGCGATCGTTCGATTAAAGCAAACACCTCGGCATCTACCCGAACGGGCCGTACTCCCGCATTGACATTGATCTGGTTCGTCTGACTATCGTCGCGAAAGGTGGTCAGTAGCCGTTCGATTCGACTGATTTCGTCAATGGCGGCATCCAGACAATCGTTGGCCCAGGTTGCATCTGTGCTGACAACGCTCAACTCAAAGCGATTGCCCATGAGTCGTTGTACGCGTTTATGAATGCCAGGGATATCGCTCATTTCGTTGCCAAACGGACAGCCTGAATGGATTCGATAAACGACGAGATCGTCATGGATTGCGGGTAACCATCCCATTCTTTCAGAACCTTGCCCTCGGCATTGAGCAATACCGTAAGCGGAAACTTACCCTGCCGGTTGTATTTTTCGGCTAAGGCTTCGTTATGAGCGGTCTGTTTGGCATCGAGCTGATTTTTCGATAAGCGTGGGAAATCGGCTCGAACTAGAATTAAGTTATCGGTCGCAAACTGGTTAAACTCATCCGATTCGAAGATTGTCTTTTTGAGTTTGATACAGGGGCCACACCAGTCGGACCCCGAAAAGTTGAGCAGAATAAGTTTATGGGTCTGAGTTGCTTCGGTTTTGGCCTGATCGAAATTCAACTGCCAGTTAATCGTGTTCGTTAAGAAACTAAAGAGAACGACTGCTAATAAGGCTTTCATCGTGGTTTGGTTGGCTTGTTAATTGGATAAATGCATTAACTGTAAACGACCAGCGTTTTGCCGTCAGTGGCCGTTTTATAAACCGTTATACCTTTACTGCCGAAGCTGTTTTTCCCTTTACCAGTCAGGTCAAAACGGGCGCCGTGTTGTGTACAGTAGTATTCTGTCTTGTTGAACATGATGGCCTTTTTGGGTTCATGGCTACAGGTCTGGGTTGCTGCCACGTAAACACCTGCCGTAGACTGAGCCACTACAATACCGTTCTGGGTAATATAGCCACCAACCGTTTTTAGGGCAGAAGCCGCCGAGGAAGTCAGGTCGATGGTGAGTAGTCGATTTTTTATACTAATCAGGTCGGTGCCATTAGTGGTAGTTCCACTGGTAACGGTACTATTTGATGTCCCTGTTGTAGTCGTTGATGGGGTTGTTGTGGTTGTACCAGATAAGGATAGTGCATTGACTACCGTATCTTCTTCATGCACACAGGAAGTCAGTAACGCCATCAGGGCCGAACCTGTAAAGCCCATTGATTTTAAAAATTCTAAGCGAGTCATACAAGCGAGCGGGTATGTGTAACTTAAGCGTTGTTTTCTTAATTAGTATTAGTTGTTTTTACGGGTATGCTGAAATTTATCTATCTACAGCTCACAGTTTGGTAACTGAAAAGACGAATCACTTCCATCGGTTGAGTTTATGAATTGGTTTCAAGGTTAATGTGTTTATTTTCAGTATTTTACTGGCGAGAGTGATGGGCCGTATACACTGTCTATGGCCGATATAACGTCGTCATGTATTGCTCCTTTATTACCAATACGTGTATTGCTACTAAAACGTGGCACAGTTCCAGATACTTGTGTACTGGTTAAATTTACTTAGTCGACTGAATGCAGATGACTGACAATTAAAGCTTTAGAACTGGTTGTGAAAGGTTGTTGTGCTGCCGTTTTCAGGGAGAATCAACAGGGTTATTTTAGAAAATAGTTGACGGCCTGGATACGGCTGGTTACGTGGTTTTTCAGCGCCATGATTCCCGTTGTGAAATCAATTGTGCTGATCAGGTAGGAATAAGGTTTTTGTTCAGGTTCGGTGCCCGTCACGTAAGGGGCAATCAGGTAATAATTCTGGTCGATAATGGCGTTTATATTGCTTGCCGTAAACACGTTGTCCCTAAAATCTCTGACATACTGCTTATATCGGGTATAGTAAACGGGGTCACGCGTTATATCATAGATAAGTGGCCAATTACTACTTACTTCGGTCATTTCGAGCGAAACGGCTTTGCCGCCACCGGTTCCATTACCAGCAGTGCTGCTCATGGCCATGTTGTGATCCCAGGGAATCCAAGTGAGGTGATTCGTGGGGGAATTGTAGAGGTAATAATTATGCGCCATAGCCCCATAACTGTCCCAGTTCACAATAGTGTTGTTAACCGCCAGGTATTTAAGAAAAAGGTCCATATTGAACGTCTTCTCCAGATTCGCACGCCAGGTTGCCGGGTCCGTGGTTCGATTGGTTGCATTGAGGGCCGCTACAAACGCCTGAACATCAGAATAGTCGGCTTTATCTTCATTGTTTTTCTTTTCGAACTGGCTTTGTACGAACGTTTGTAAGGTTGATTCGGGCTTATAGATGTTTCCTTTTTTCTCGCCATACTGGGTTTTTACCATCGTATCGTCGATCACTTCGACCATCGTATACACACCACAGTATTTTTTACCTGAACCAAAGTCAATATATACCCGATAGAAAGCAGTTTGAGCCGCTGGTACACCAGCCAGCCGGAAAATGTCCGCTACTATTTTTTCTCTTAGTAACGAATTATCGCTAAAGCCCGGCGACATACTCAGTTCTTTGAAACCATAATATCGCTGGTCTTTGATGTCGGGATACGTATCTTCAAACGCATCCATTTTGAGCCGGAAAGGTAATTTGTAGATGCCCGATCGCCAGGCCGTAGCGAGGCTTGAATTACCTTTGAGCCGGAATCCTACATTGGCCCAAAGCTTGCCATTGATGCGAATCGGCAGGGCTACATACGCTGGATCGTCGCCAAACGAGCCTCCTCCCGGATTACCGCCCGGCATGCCAACTCCACCCGTGTTTCCAGCGCCAAACGTTCCCCAGGATTTAGCGGCCATATCAGTCTGGATCGACTTCCATTGATCGGCGGTCATCGTTATCTCCATCGTTTTCACGTCTGTTTGCGAGAACGCGACGGAATAACTAGGGGGAGCATCACCACTATGCGATTCGGTGGTCCAGTCGGGATTGGTAGCACTGCCTGTATTGGGGGCTACATCCGAGTATTTAGGCTGGCATGCCAGCCCGATCCAGAGTAGCGATCCAATAAAAAAGAGTAATGTATGGACTTTCATGTAGCGTACATAGTTCGGCTTTATACCGATTGTACGCAGACAAAATAGCCTCCGTTGCAACAGGGGTTTGATGAGGTGAAAAATTGGTTAAAAGCCGAACGATTAATCGTCAAGAAGCCACTGGTGGTAATCTTCGGTATCAACAAAATAACGACTGGATAATGACTCATTGAGCCGTCCAGATGCCCTTAAAATTAAGTCGGCCCCAAGTTTCCCAAATTGATTGGGATCATTTAATACAACCGCAATCCGTGCCTGTTGGGTTAAACCCACGCCCGAATTAGCCTGAGGTAGCCAGTGCTCAATGAACCAGTGCAGATCGACCGGATTGAACAGCCGGAGTGGCCGAAGATCGATTAACCACCGTTTCACGCGATGTCGTTTGGCCAGCGCTAAGATGGCAAGTGAGCCGTCTCGGAAATGTTCGCTGGTAGGCACACCAAGCCAGGTTTGACGTAGTAAATGGATGCTGCAATCAACGTCCACCCAGACGTGTTCGTTCCGGTAGGTTTTCATACACAATTTGTTCCAGATGGTAAGCCGTAACGTTTGAAGCTGGCTCAGACTGCTCCCTGGTAGGTCAATCGCGAACCTTAAATCCAACTTCATATTACAATAAGGGTGATTGATGAGGCAAAGGAGGGGCAGAATACGCACGTTGTAGTTCGGCTTCGGCGAATCGATAGGCATACACAAATTTGTCATTTTCCTGACGGATCAGGCCCATGTCTTCCAGTTGTAGTACATGATTCCATATTCGCTGAAGGCTGCCGTAAAACCCATCTTCGGATTGGGATAAAAGCGCCTGTAAGCTAGGCGTGTTGTTTTCGGCAGGCGTGTTGACGGGTGTACGTTGCATGAGTTGAGTTATTCAGATTCTCCGCTGTCTCTCGGTTTAAACAGGTAACGTACAGGTTTGTCAATCGCTTATGCAGGTTAGAGGAATGAGCTTCAATTCCGTTGTTTTTAGTCTTTTTTAACAATCATCCGACAACGTGTCGAGTTTGATTACTTGATGAAATTGGTAAGCAGATAGCCAAAATTGGCTTTTTGGTGAGTATGTTGGTGCTTTTGCGTACTATTGTCTGTACGAGCCGGGAAGGGTTTTCGTGGCGACAATCTTCGCTCAATTCAAGGATTTAAGCTTTTTTAAACAATTTGTTTCGGGAGGCTCTCCGCCAATCCGTGATAAAAACACCAGTTGCTGCTTTTTATAGCCTGATTATTTTATGGCAATGATGAAACAAACCTATCTGAATCTGCTCCTTTTTTTCTGTACAACATCGCTGTTGGCGCAATCTAATCTGAAACTTTGGTATAATCAGCCCGCCGAGGTCTGGACCGAAGCCCTGCCCATAGGCAATGGCCGGGTAGGCGCTATGATTTTTGGAAAGCCCGATAACGAACTTATTCAACTCAATGAAAGTACGTTATGGTCGGGTGGTCCGGTAAGCGGGCCGGTTAATCCCGAATCACCCACCTATCTGCCACAGGTGCGTCAGGCATTGGAAAAAGAGGAATACAATCGAGCTGTCGAACTCGTCAAACATATGCAGGGGCTATACACCCAGTCTTACTTGCCCTTAGGCGATCTATTGTTAAAGCAGAATCTGAATGGGGCAACGCCGTCGGCCTACTACCGGGATCTGGATATTCAGAAAGCTGTGGCAACTACTCGCTTTACGGTGAACGGCATCGAATACAAGCGGGAGCTGTTGGCATCAGCTCCCGATCAGGTCCTGGTGATCCGATTAACGGCCAGTAAACCTGGTCAACTGAGCTTCGACCTATCGACCCGTAGTCAGTTGCGTACGCAGAATAAAGCTTACCCAGCGGGCGAATGGGTGATGCGTGGGAAAGCGCCGGCCCAGGTTGAACCTAACTATTACAATCCGAAAGATCGTCAGCCGGTAGTATATGAAGATACGGATGGTTGTAAAGGGATGCGTTTTCAGCTACGAATTAAACCTATGCTTCAGGGGGGGGCTATGCAGTCGGACACAGCAGGAATCCATATCCGAAATGCTACGGAAGTTGTGCTACTGGTAGCGGCTACGACCAGTTTCAATGGCTTCGACAAATGCCCTGATAAAGATGGGAAAGATGAAGCAAAACTGGCGGAAGAGATTATCCGAAAAGCGGCTGGAAAAACCTATCTAACACTGTTAAATCGCCATATAGCCGATTATCAGGGCTATTTTAACCGTTTTACCTTTCAACTGGCCGATACCACAATAACCAATGCTAATGCAGCCTTGCCTTCCGATAAGCGCCTGGAGGGTTACAGCGGTGGAGCTTATGACCCAGGTTTAGAGACGTTATACTGTCAGTACGGTCGTTACCTGCTCATTTCGTCTTCACGCGTACCGGGCGTGCCTGCCAATCTTCAGGGGATCTGGAATAAAGAGTTAAGAGCGCCTTGGAGTTCAAACTACACCATCAACATCAATACCCAGATGAACTACTGGCCTGTTGAAGTGACCAACCTGTCGGAGATGCATGGGCCGTTGTTACGCTTTATTGGCGAACTGGCTAAAAATGGAGCTGCAACTGCCAAAGAGTTTTACAATATGCATGGGTGGGTCGCTCACCATAATACGGATATCTGGGCCATCTCGAATCCGGTCGGCGATAAAGGGCAGGGTGATCCGAAATGGGCCAACTGGAATCAGGGAGCAGGCTGGTTGTGTCAGCATTTGTGGGAGCATTACCGATTTACAGGTGACAAAACCTTCCTGAAAGAAACGGCATACCCACTTATGAAAGGAGCGGCTCTATTTTATCTCGACTGGTTGATTGAGGATAAAGATGGATACCTGGTGGTGTCACCCTCCGTATCGCCAGAGAATGATTTTATCGATGCCAAAGGAAAGCCGTCACCCATTTCGGTCGCAACCACAATGGATATGTCGATCATGTGGGATCTGTTTACGAACCTGATTGATGCTTGTACTGCTCTCAATATCGAACCCGAGTTCCGCCAGTTGCTGATCGACAAGCGGAAGAAATTCTACCCATTGCACATCGGTCATAAGGGAAATTTGCAGGAGTGGAACAAAGACTGGGAAGATCTAGACCCACAGCACCGGCACGTGTCGCACCTGTTTGGGCTGCATCCAGGCCGGCAGATAGCTCCTACCACTACTCCAGAGTTTGCGG
This window of the Spirosoma aerolatum genome carries:
- a CDS encoding N-acyl-D-amino-acid deacylase family protein, translating into MRVTLLLLIYIASVQTLAAQPTKSTSRHFDILIRNGLIYDGSGQSPKLGDIGIQGDRVVAIGKLAGTKATTVIDAKGKAVAPGFINVLSHTGIELLRDGRSMSDTKQGITTEVFGEDSWGPIATQDMRDQVSLFLKPYNQTCDWNTLGDFLTKLQNKGITPNIASYLGAGQVRQAILGEADVKPTPDQLNQMRAIVRKGMEEGALGMTTALIYPPNSFANTDELIALCKEAGRYGGRYIAHIRSEGDRLEEAVGELIKIGKEANVPVELYHFKASGQRNWPRMQSTIDLINRVRQQGQNVTANMYTYTAGATGLTSCLPPYLFNGGFMAGWKRLQDPATRQKLKAEVQQKGKDWENMFDLAGSPENILLTAFEVDSLKKYNGMTLGQIAKIWHKDPIETVMDLIVADKTRVETTYFLMSEENVKKGIQQPWVSFGSDAGSLAEDRKEVGVVHPRTFGNFARLLGKYVRDEHVISLEEAIRRLTSLPATNHKLPNRGLLRPGYYADVVIFDPATIADKATFAEPFHYSIGVQHVLVNGKIVLKDGEHTGAFPGRAIWGPGRKSKKEI
- a CDS encoding T9SS type B sorting domain-containing protein, which gives rise to MRTFTYGFLCWLLMLGMPLLSLATHQVGGQIEMQAIGDIPGHFKIIVTNYLEDGTQGIARQAAIGNVGIFRLRDNAQMTAFTVTQTGAKSPVVYTNAFCASQRNLNFVIWVYEATIQLNPGTYTDPQGYYMSYQTRNRNAGINNIVNPDQTGFTFYLEFPALQQNGQYVQNSSPQFNKINGEYVCLGDAFTFAFGGNDPDGDELRYSMVTPLNQKGTAQNAVSAGPYPDINWRPGFSATNAIPGSPTLQVNPQSGQLSVTATELGLYVFAVKVEEYRNGVKIGEVRRDFQFLVIDCPPQTTPDPAVQFRNFPSMRSRTICLGDSAVIQAAFNANWNYQWRKDGINITGATNSSLAVREAGTYMVVVSQKTTCSKTGNSDDMVVKVVGTQAKVFERGHLCATTGTIHLTAAGDSNVTYQWYRNGQALAGQTTDSIVVDQPGNYWAVTTDLTYGCKAQSDVALLQRSAAVQAVIQSASGQNRICPQESLQLNGSGGISYSWQKDGTTVGSSEAQYTTSQPGTFVLIATDTYGCTGTSKPVTIIQLDPIDVRLDTIPEVCGSNSPVYTLVGSPADGEYAGPGVTGNKFDPKAAGIGEHQVTYTVKAAPECKGTVATRLAVVAPIPTIQLADSMVTYKGNTFTMNPLYTGNPNQFQWASSTYLDNPNTANPTVMSIEEDITYTIDVKNKTGCEAKDTIHITVYARVWIPDAFSPDGDGKNDTWELFGIEAFPDAIVTIFNRWGEIIYSSDKGYTKPFDGTLNGYSLPAGLYAYTVRTVPEKPIIRGSLMLLR
- a CDS encoding DUF3570 domain-containing protein — encoded protein: MKKICISVGVLLSLLQAGYGQSTTQPAYEKRKLKVEEINLVSSYYQQDGNNSAVTGGIGTEKLTDFAQSFDLVLKTTDQRNRQHTIAFDFNIDHYTSASSDNIDPLTVSSASRSDTHIYPSLSWSVHNDNNRTTKGLAFSYSTEYDYKSYGINLNFAKASTDNNREVSLKAGAFFDTWKAILPPELRPDGYGSGAHGDRDPIDYKPRNSYNLSVSVSQVINKRMQLLFTVEPSFQQGLLSTPFHRIYFQDGGETVEKLPGTRLKLPVSFRLHYFMGDRVVVRTFYRYYIDDWGMQAHTANLEVPVKLTSFISVSPFYRFSHQTAVRYFAPYEQHKQTEKYYTSDYDISGFNSQFIGIGFRTAPPGGLFGIGHWQSVELRFGHYSRTTGMVANSLTLLAKIK
- a CDS encoding DUF4266 domain-containing protein: MNKNPFLKTLGLTVCIGLLSLTGCTTVKEYQKSRINDAEMELSARKSEKFEQNFYLYREGAAGANGGKSGGGCGCN
- a CDS encoding FAD:protein FMN transferase gives rise to the protein MSDIPGIHKRVQRLMGNRFELSVVSTDATWANDCLDAAIDEISRIERLLTTFRDDSQTNQINVNAGVRPVRVDAEVFALIERSLRLSALTQGAFDITYGSLDKRFWNFDTTMTALPDPKTARRMVRLIDYRNVLLDPTQQTVFLKEKGMRIGFGGIGKGYAAEQAKRILRERGVESGIVNAAGDLTTWGMQPTGKPWTIGIADPNLSSHEAFSYLAISNMAVATSGNYEKYALINGKRYAHTIDPKTGYPVSGIKSVTIIAPNAELADALATPVMVMGVRVGLDLINQMKHIACIIIDDSDRLYTSANIRLMAPTVTS
- a CDS encoding thioredoxin family protein yields the protein MKALLAVVLFSFLTNTINWQLNFDQAKTEATQTHKLILLNFSGSDWCGPCIKLKKTIFESDEFNQFATDNLILVRADFPRLSKNQLDAKQTAHNEALAEKYNRQGKFPLTVLLNAEGKVLKEWDGYPQSMTISSFIESIQAVRLATK
- a CDS encoding Rieske 2Fe-2S domain-containing protein, whose translation is MTRLEFLKSMGFTGSALMALLTSCVHEEDTVVNALSLSGTTTTTPSTTTTGTSNSTVTSGTTTNGTDLISIKNRLLTIDLTSSAASALKTVGGYITQNGIVVAQSTAGVYVAATQTCSHEPKKAIMFNKTEYYCTQHGARFDLTGKGKNSFGSKGITVYKTATDGKTLVVYS
- a CDS encoding CotH kinase family protein, with product MKVHTLLFFIGSLLWIGLACQPKYSDVAPNTGSATNPDWTTESHSGDAPPSYSVAFSQTDVKTMEITMTADQWKSIQTDMAAKSWGTFGAGNTGGVGMPGGNPGGGSFGDDPAYVALPIRINGKLWANVGFRLKGNSSLATAWRSGIYKLPFRLKMDAFEDTYPDIKDQRYYGFKELSMSPGFSDNSLLREKIVADIFRLAGVPAAQTAFYRVYIDFGSGKKYCGVYTMVEVIDDTMVKTQYGEKKGNIYKPESTLQTFVQSQFEKKNNEDKADYSDVQAFVAALNATNRTTDPATWRANLEKTFNMDLFLKYLAVNNTIVNWDSYGAMAHNYYLYNSPTNHLTWIPWDHNMAMSSTAGNGTGGGKAVSLEMTEVSSNWPLIYDITRDPVYYTRYKQYVRDFRDNVFTASNINAIIDQNYYLIAPYVTGTEPEQKPYSYLISTIDFTTGIMALKNHVTSRIQAVNYFLK